The DNA segment tttaagaaactaaaaaatcaaGCCGAGAAAGGGGAAGATGAGGATTAAGGGCTTCTTCCAGAGTTGAAAAGAATGATTAAGCAAGAACAAAGGGAAGTGAAGCCATACCAAGAGGAAACAGAAGTTGTGAACTTAGGTGTTGgcgaagaaagaaaggaagtcAAGGTCGGCACTGGCATGTCCGCAAACGTCTGAGATGAATTAGTGGCTCTGTTgtgagactaccaagacatctttgcttggtcctaCCAAGATATGTCTGGTTTGAGTTTCGACATCGTACAACACAGACTACCTCTAAATCCtaagtgttccccggtaaagcaaaacctgaggaggatgaagcctgaGATGtccctaaaaataaaagaaaaagtaaagaagCAATTCGATGTTGGCTTATTGGCCGTTGCTCGGTACctggaatgggttgccaacatcgtgccagtccctaaaaaggatggaaAGGTGTGAATGTGCGTGGACTATCAGGATCTAAGTCGAGCCAGTCCaaaggataactttcctttgttacacatcgatatccttgtAGATAACACAACCAATTTTACCTATTttctttcatggatgggttctcgagctataatcagataaagatggcaccggAGGATATCGAAAAGACAATCTtcatcaccctatggggaacttTCTGCTACAAGGTGATGTTCTTTGGGCTCAAAAAGCTAGGGCAACTTACTAATGGGGTATGGTGGTGTTATTCCAcaacatgatgcataaagagattgAAGTCTACATGAATGACATGATCGCTAAATCaaagaccgaggaggaacaccttgtcaatttACGAAAGTTGTCCAAGCGGCTGCGAAATACCAATTAAGGCTGAGTTCCACAAAGTGTACTTTCGGGGTCAAATCCGGAAAGTTGCTCGGTTTTGTAGTGAGTCAGAAAGTAATAGAGGTAGACCCAAACAAGGTaaaagccatccttgaaatgcccgAGCCATGCATCGAGAagcaggtccgaggtttccttGGATGATTGAACTACATAGCAAGGTTCATATCACAGCTGACCGCCACTTGCGAGCCTCTTTTCAAGCTGTTACGTAACAATCAGTCCGTCTGATGGGACGATGATTGTCTAGTGGCGTTCGAAAGGATTAAACGGTGGCTCATGAATCATCCTGTGCTTGTTCCACTAGTGCCCAGAAGACCCTTTATCCTGTATATGGTTGTGTTAgatgagtcaatggggtgtgtgCTGGGACAACATGATGAGTCTGGAAGAAAGGAATAGGTTGTCTATTACTTGAGCAAGAAGTTCACGGCATGCGAGATGAACTACTCTTTGATAAAATGGACGTGTTGTGCCTTGGTGTGGGTGGCTCACCGTTTGAGGCAGTACATGTTGAATTACACCACTTGGTTGgtatccaaaatggatcccgtcaagtacatctttgaaaagccctCTCTCACTGGACGGATCACTCGGTGGCAGATTCTATTTTCAGAGTTTGATATTGTTTATGTCACTCAGAAGGTGATGAAGGGAAGTGCCTTGGTAGATTACCTGGCTCAACAGCCCATGAATGACTATCAGCCTATGCATCCAGAATTCCCTGATGAGGACATTATGACCTTGTTTGAGGAGGAAGTAGAGGATGAAGACAAGGACAAATGGATCGTGTGGTTTGACAATATGTCTAATGCACTAGGCCATGgagttggggcagtattggtttccctgaatgaaaaatatatacctttcacggctaggTTGGGTTCGACTGCAGAAACAACATAGCTGAGTATGAGGCATGTGCCCTTGGGACCCAAGCGGTGATCAACTTCAAGGTCAAGTTGCTCAAGGTATACGAGGACTCGGCCTTGGTAATTCACCAGCTGAAGGGTGAATGGAAGACCAGAGACCATAAATTGGTGCCTTACCAAGTTTACATTAGGAagttgatagaattctttgatgaCATATCTTTTCATCACATTCCTAGAGAGGAAAATCAGATGGCCGACGCCCTCGCCGCCCTAGCGTCCATGTTCCAACTAAGCCCGCATGAAGATTtgtcgtacatcgaattcaTATGTCATGGAAATCCTGCACATTATTGcttaatagaagaagaaaaggatggtaagccttggtacTTCGATATCAAACAATACATTGAAGACAAGGAATACCCGCCTGAGGCCTTTGACAACGACAAGAGGACATTGCGAAGGTTGGCGGCCAGCTTCTTCCTGAGTGGaaatatcttatacaagaggAACCATGACATGGTATTGCTTCAATGTGTGGATGCCAGAGTGGCTGAGCAAATGCTAATAAAGGTGCATGAAGGATCCTTTGGAACGCATGCCAATGGACGTGCCATGGCCCGAAAAATTCTAAGAGCGgggtattactggctcactatggagagTATTGTTGCATCCATGAGAGGAAATGCCATAAGTGTCAGGCCTTCGCCGATAATGTTAATGCTCCACCCATACCTTTGAATGTCTTGGCAGCACCTTGACCATTCTCTATGTGGGGCATAGACGTGATCGGAGCCATTGAGCCTAAGGCTTCAAATGGGCATCGCTTCATCTTAGTCGTcattgactacttcaccaaatgggccGAAGCAGCTTCATACTCTAGTGTAACTAGGAGTGTGGTGATTAGATTCATAAAAAAGGAGATAATTTGCCGATATGGGTTGCCCAGGAAAATCATCTCCGATAAtgccaccaatctgaacaacaagatgatgaaggaaatgtgtgaggatttcaacatccaacaccataattccaTGCCTTATAGGCCTAAGATGAATGGGGTAGTCGAGGCtgccaataaaaatatcaagaagatagttcagaagatgaccatgtcatacaaggattAGCATGAGATGCTTCCCTTTGCATTGCATGGTTATCGAACTTCGGTGCACACATCTATTGGAGCCACCCCTTTCTCTTTGGTATATGAGATGGAGGTTGTGCTCCTGTTTAAGGTGGAGGTTTCTTCTTTGAGAATCCTAGCCGAGTCAGGGTTGGAAGAATTAGAATGGGCCCAAGCACACTTTGATCAGTTGAATTTATCGAGGGTAAGAGATTGACCGCCATAAGTCATGGGTGACTATATCAAAGCAAAATGAAGAATGCTTTTGACAAGAGGATGCGCCTACGCAAGTTTAGTGAGAGAGATCTTGTCCTAAAGAAAGTATCGCAGGCTCAAAAGGACCATAGAGGGAAATGGGCCCTAAATTATGAAGGACCGTTTGTTGTGAAGAAGGCTTTTTCGGGAGGAGCATTGTTGCTTACAAACATGGATGACGAAGAGCTGCCTCCGCCTATGAACTCTGATATCGTTAAGCAGTATTTTGCATAATGCCTGGGGCAATTAGAAGGCTTAACATCTGGCCATCCTCAAGGACTCATTGGAATCTCCAagttttgaaatcttttgtaaaccATAAATTGCAGCATTACTAAAGGTGGGTTAATGATTTGCATCTCCACCTCTAGTGTTGTGTCCTTTACTTTCTATTGTCtttaagaacatacactctcgATCTTGCTCACTAATTCCATAGCCACTAAGCTCAATCAACGGGGTGTCGTAAGTGTTTAAGTAAAAATTGACCACCACAATAAACACCTCTGTAATTGTTACATTTTTACATTTGATCATAAacatgcatgcatttgcatcttaTCATCAAAGGACCCTGCAAATCGGAAAATGAACAAAGAGTCATTTTGGGTGATGGTTAGCACCACACCGATTTGGGTAAGCACTAAGGGCAAGTGAAAGGTATTACAAGCCTTTTGTAGTATTGTTTCACATATTTTCATGATGTCACTTTCTTTGTCCAAGCTTAGGGGCAGGAACGCCCATGATTGATCGATCACCACCCCGTGTCTGGctaaagacattaaagaagcgctcctaggaggcagcctagtatctctAACTTTGCTCTTTAATTTCCTATTTCATACTTGTTCATTTTCTTGAACTATATCCTAAATTCACCTAAGTTTATATGCAATTATAGGATTTTTAGAGAGAAAATATAACAATGAATAACACAACTTTGCAAAggattttttgcaaaaaaaaaaattaaaaattagctcgcctaggcgagcatgGTCTGAcgagaaaacataaaaaggggagGGGTGAAGCCATTTTCACCCCATTTCTTCCCCAAAACTCAAAACCTCCACCAAGCTTACGGGAACCACCATTGGCAGCAGCCCCCAAGCTTCGTTTGTGCActtttggtttcatttttttcGCATTCCTTTCATCTCACGCAAGTAAGTACCATCTCCATTCAATTTTACCTTTTCCTTGTGGTATCTTGGTGctttatttgttatgtttttgCAATGTTTATGAGATAAATTATTTGTGAATCCATGACTTGAATGTGTGATTAGGGACTGCAatggatggccctaggcctatccTTGATCCTATTGTAGATTGGTATGTCATGGTGTTCTCCATTCCTCATTTTTACATgcttaaacatgcgcccaccaactGTTCGATAAAATACCTCAATGACCATTTCATGTATTGTTTTGGAATATAagtgtgaaattattttatgcaaGTACAACCATCATTTAGAATGTGTGAGCAACTTAGATTGGTGGATTAAAATACCAAGAGCATGAGCTAGGCTTGGAAATCTAGACCTTGTTTTAAATGCAAAATACATGAATTACATGAACATGTAAAAATGATTGGATGGAATTAACCTAATTATTGGTTGAGCTTGCTACACTATGATGGGCACATTGCATCTAAGTAACAGTAAAatgtttttccaaaaaataataatatgcattagtgtgtgattttttttaattagttgcaCGGTGACACTTGCAATTAGCAAAAGAAACACACACCGCCCAAAGTTGGTTGGCTTTTTCTTGCGTAAGATAAATGAAATAATGGTTGTGCATTTCGTTCAAACTAACTTTTTATGGATGTGTCTTTGCAGGCAATGGCTCCAAAGAAGCTTCTCTCTAAGAGGACAAGGAAGGACGTCAGGGGAGAAGGATCCATTGCGGCTCCACAAGTGGACATAGAATTTGATGGACACCGCTTTCGGAGTGAGGAACACCAATACCGCTTTGAAGCGATCAAGAGTTGGTTTTTCCTCAAAGAGAGACGGGTCCAACTGAAAGAGGGGGAATACACTGAGTTCCAGGAGGAAGTTGCCAGAAGGCAATGGACTCTGCTCACAGGGCCTATGGCTAAATATGACCCAGAAATAGAAATGGAATTCTACGCTAATGCATGGCCCACAGAGGAAGGAGTCAAGGATAAGCGCTCCAGGGTGCAGGGCCAATGGGTCCCCTTTGACGAAGATGCCATAAATCAGTTCTTGGGGCATCTGTTGGTCCTGGAAGAGGGTCAACGTTGCGAGTTCAGTGAAAGGAGGAGCCACGCTTCGggatttgatgaggaggccatagGCTAGCTGCTGTGTATTGTATTCCCGGACAGGACTTCGCACGAAGCGTGATGGGAAGTCAGGTGTAGATCATGCGCACTAGCATGACCACGCTGACACAGATCTGAATGATGCtactcctcagcaacatccttccCAACAATCATAATTTTGATCTTCCCCTGCCAATGCCAGCTGGTCTACACCATCTTGACCCAGGTCAATATTCACGTGGCCCATCTAATCTTAGATGTCATTTACCAATTTGTAGGGATCACGCCtccaagacacccagtggacccggaaaagtccaacagagcATTGGGATTTCAGACCTTGATCACAGGTCTTTGCTatggaagcaaagctttccaagtttattttgatgatgccaaagacttaagtcaagaatcaagagtcaaacaagtttcaagaatcaaagagtcattcaaacaacaatcaagattcaagtaaagattcaagaaaagactcGAGATATGtaagaacttcaagaaaagcatcaagataagtataaaaagattttttcaaaagaaaagattaaatagcacaattttgttcaagagagtttttcaaagaaaaatcttttaccaagagttttactctctggtaatcgattaccagaaggcagtaatcgattactagtagccaacattcttttcatactgatttacaaagtagtaatcgattaccatgagcatctaatcgattaccaatgtttttgaacgttgagatttcaaatttcaagagtcacaacttgtgataaaacattttcaaacttgtgtaatcgattacacaatatatgtaatcgattaccagtgtttctaaacgttttgatttttgaatttaaacatgaagagtcacatttgttgatgtgtaattgattacactatgatggtaattgattaccagtgactgattttcaaaaataaattgccaaaagtcataatttttaaagtgactagtttctgaagattttttcaagagttacaacttttaaaatgactagttttcaaaagagtcacaacttttaaagtgactagttttcaagagagttacaacttttaaagtgactagttttgaagaaattgtcaagagtcacaacttttaacttggtttttaaagagccatcaaatggctataaatgtgaccatggcacgaatttaagagaactttctaattcatttctcagcattcttctaagagtttatgttcaatactttctttattcaagaaaagttcattggccaaaaacttgttctattcttcttcttcattccttctctctcttgccaaaagaattcaaagaactaaccgtctgagaattcttttgattttttccttcttcctcttgccaaaagaattcaaagaactaaccgtctaagaattcttttgattccccaaacaaagaattcaaagaactagccgtctgagaattctttgcccaaacactgaattcaaagaactaaccgtctgataATTCTGAGTAAGAAgcgggtagcttcttggttgtaatagtgaacacaagggagggtacatcctttgtggttcgcttcaagtagagggtacatctacttggttgttcaaagagaacaagggagggtacatcctttgtggctctttgcttgtaaaggattttacaaggttattggaaatctcaagaaccgtgggttgcttggggactggacgtaggcacgggttgtggccgaaccagtataaatattgtgtttgctttcttcttccctacactctttaattttccgttgtgcacattttatttccgctttacttttgtctaagttattgtttttgttctttactttctcataacttagtagtaaagcctaattgaatctagtaacattaagaaaaataatttttaattagtcaagacacattcataattaattcaaccccccattcttaattattctgaggccacttgatccaacatttgCTAGTTCTATGGGCTGCTGGTTACGCCCACGAAGCTCATCTGACCTCCCATTAATAGGTCCTTCATAGAAAAGTACTGCATGCCGAGGCAAGCACAGTAGTCGGGGTAGGACCACCAGCAGCCAGCCGCAGATGCACCATCACCACCTCTACAGCAGCGACCATCCCTAGAGTCCATCTTTGCTCACATGTAGAGGATGGAACTATACCCACAGCATGTGGCTAaccagcaggcggccaatcATAGGGGCCATGTGCAGTTGAATGAGAGCTTTTATCAGTATACCCTGCATCAATCGCGCTAGGATCCCAATCCTTACTCGTGGCTTACTCTCGAGTAGTTAGGGGCCACAattgcatggcctggagatagACCCAGTTTTCAGGCAGGGGCAAGACCCACAGGGGTCCCAGGAGATGAAGATGGAGCTCAGGAAGATGATGACATGGCCGATGTGATGGACTTCTTCCTTTGAGGAGGCTAACCGCTTGACCGAAATCACTTAAAATTGTGAACTCgtcttcattttatttatcactTTTAGTATTTGTTTGTTATTTCATTGTGATGGAACTTGTCTTTATTTTATCGCTTCCAGTATGTTGTCATGTCATTTCATTATGATGGAACCCGTCTTTATTTTATCACTTCTAGTATGTTGTCATGTTATTTCATTGTGATGGTTTGTTTGAAACAAGAAAAACTAAGCAAAAAAGGGGGGATTTTGTGTatggtttcttttctttcgCGCGCCTTTTGTCCCTTTAATAAGTACGGTCTCGGGTTATAACTTTGCCCAAGATTCaaactttttgtaaaaaaaacaaaactaaaactaaaactaacatgcttttaaaaaagaaatgatcGCTAGTTTTCTTTGGAAAGTTCACGGATCAGAACACGAaaggtttttttgaaaaaaaaaaaaagaaatgtgcaCTTAGAGGGTGAAAACAACGAAAGACTTTCCCAAatgccaaaatggactcggatgtttTGTGTGACTTGATAAAAGAGCAATTGTTGAAACACTGGTTTGGCCTGAATGTGGAAACGaaccctaagccttagtgtttGTATGGCCACAAAGCCTTATATTTGAGTGTCTGCATGGATATGTGCTATGGCCATTCCCTTCTTTCTGAGCCATTGGCCAAACAGATGTCCCAATATACATTATGTTCTGCCATTTGCAGGCCTTTTGAGCCAAACATCAACTTTTTGCCATAACCTTGACCTAGGATGGAAATTTCCAACCTTACCCTAGGATGAGAGAGCAGGGGGTATTCCAAGCGAAGCTTCTATTATCTTGGGTTAGAGGTGTtcgtcaaaatataaaaaaaaaaaagcaaaagaaaaacacaaagaacaaaaacaacaaagaaagaaagcaaaagaaaagaaagaaaaagaaagagaaagaatcaatcaagcaaagatagaagaagagcaaaggaaaatagaaaagaaaaacaagttcttTGGACCAGACGATGTCTGAACAATGTGCAGAATTGtcgaaaaaaaagggagaagagcAATAGTAACTTGGTTAAGACACCGGGGGGTGTAAAGTGATCGCCTACTTTAGTTACTAACCAAATCTTTGTGTCTGCTATCCTATTCCACAccaaaaaaaggagaaagggaAAAAGCAAGGGGAAAGGCCAGAACAACTAAAACCAAAATTTCCTACAAAATTTGACCTTATAAAGTcatattgatccatgatgattatgTGTATTATCTtcgatttgatgggaaatgacttgaaaaataaatttataacatgtctgtggtttggaattaggatgaaacacttgtcTATGTGAAACTTTATACACCTTAAGCGATTTTCCTCTATTcggttggacccagtgtttcctctaatgTTCtcttagaaacgaaatgctaatgtcttaaatctcatttttggttatgagaaattctatctGCATGCTTTCATTCCCCGTTGGTCACattgtttttttcaaaaaaaaaatgtatgttgtTATGATCGGTTTGGGGGTTTGTTTCTTTACCTGGTGTGTTCACGTTTTAGTGAaagatttcaaagacttcaatgttttttgtcaagacttcaatgtcttctttacatttcaaagacttcaatgtcttttgtcaacatcttctttacatttcaagacttcaaagtCTTTTGTTTGGTGCTCTTGATACTTCATACATTTATTCTTTTGACATGTTTCACTGCTTTGGTTTTCGCCAGTTGCCGATCGGACAGCAAGATCGCTGGGATGAAATTAgcgtccttatctttacttacctttttattttcaataaaagataagtaaagagggacaattgtcagaccctaatttcgctGGGGACTATCATTCACTAACGTTTTGATTCTCGCTAGCTGAATTGATCTGTTCGACACCAGTTGCGACGTTTCGGTAAAGAATGTGGAAAATACCCAAAAAGGAGGGCAAAAGGATCATTTTAAGCTTTTTTCTAACCCTTGGCTCGCCCAGGCTTACCTCTGGCTCACCTGGAcccccaaatagcttaggggtgaagtaaccaactcacctgggcgagcaaggttacttcaggttgaagcaacaACTCACTTGGGCGAGTTGCAGATCCACCAAACCCCcttatttcctataaataggcgcgAGGAGGGGCTGAAGAAAGGGTTCAACTTTCAAACATTGAGAGGTTTAAGTGAAAatcagagagaaggagaagaaagaagagaaaaatgaggccGAGGCGCTACCAAATCACGACCGTAATCAACTTCTACATCGTTCATTGTTTGGTGTTCTTCATTCATCATctaattagtatttattttaaggatTTGGATACAATCTTTACACCCTTAGGGATCCTCTTTGTTGCTTTgcacatcttcatctcattcttctaccatcaataatctcttttcttcttgtaaagtgaGTTTTGACCGATCATTTACATCACAAATCATCTTTTAATGAGATTAAAAGTTAATAAGTGAAACCAAGAtgaaatcaacatgtaattGAGTTTTTGTCCATAAAAGTCGCTTGAATCCATTCAAGGTCCAAAACCTTAAcggtctcttttatttttttggttaaaatgaacctttcaaaagtttaaaatcaactcaacgcacaattttcttgcttttaaagaactacgtagattTGAGTTCCTCgtcgcacttgaggatacgtaggagcaagggaaacgttcttgtcgaccccaaaaagtaaaaaaaaaaacataaaaaaggaaaatagataaatatagaAGTCACGATTTtacacacttgattaaaggttgtcgtctcttatgacgaacgcgtggggtgctaataccttccccgtacaTAAACAACTCCTAAAcccttattcttaaaattcgCAAACCCCTTCTtggttttttctaacgttttcctcaaataaacgttggtggtgactcccgcgcattttctttttctggaaGACGCACCCTTGAATCTCGCCTCACTttcccgctgaagggtaggttgcgacagatatGAGAATACATCACATGTGGAAAAAAGAGGCTCTACTGATGCATAAAATATGTATGCACAAGGGAAAGTGTACCCTACGCAGTAGTAACAATAAGCCTAAGTTCGGATATCGTACTCAAGGGATCAGTTGTGTTCCTCGataactaaaattattaaactaaataattggAGTAGTTTAAGAAgatattgaattatttttgtgattttaattttaataggaAACAAGTAAAGTATTGTAAAAGAGAGAATTGagtgatattaaaaataattgtgtatTATAATGTACTAGTATCAATTTCCCCCAACCCTGTTCTATGAAATTCCTACCCGAGTCAATTACCAATTCCCAAAGTCACCTAAAGCCTTTGATTTGGGTCATTAGATTCTTTCTCCTTAAATCAATATTCCAAATATCATGAATATACCAATTTaaggaaaatgataaaataaagtctAGGGATGACTAATTCAAAGATAAACTAATCTATTGGAGATTACCCAAAGAGTTTGATAATGTagtttagtataaaatattcaCTACCTAGATCTACCAAATACATGTAGATTATCATCATTGTATATTCAATTAAGTTATGATTGATCAAGTTTTAATTGACAATAAAAATAAGgtaagaattaattaacataaaacatcAAGGAATTTGATTAATAACAAGGGAAGGAGTAAATTGGGCAGTTACATCATAACCCGTAAACTTTGAGAGACTAATCGTTCATGGTCAAAGCAAAACTAGAAAGCATGGAAGAAATTAGCATAAACATACCAATAGGGAAGGAATGATGATCACGATTCATCCTCACAGTGTTGTTCACACCTCATAAATGCTCAAAACACTCTTAAGGCTCTAAAAATCATAAACTAAATAA comes from the Glycine soja cultivar W05 chromosome 6, ASM419377v2, whole genome shotgun sequence genome and includes:
- the LOC114415975 gene encoding uncharacterized protein LOC114415975, with protein sequence MDPVKYIFEKPSLTGRITRWQILFSEFDIVYVTQKVMKGSALVDYLAQQPMNDYQPMHPEFPDEDIMTLFEEEVEDEDKDKWIVGFDCRNNIAEYEACALGTQAVINFKVKLLKVYEDSALVIHQLKGEWKTRDHKLVPYQVYIRKLIEFFDDISFHHIPREENQMADALAALASMFQLSPHEDLSYIEFICHGNPAHYCLIEEEKDGKPWYFDIKQYIEDKEYPPEAFDNDKRTLRRLAASFFLSGNILYKRNHDMVLLQCVDARVAEQMLIKVHEGSFGTHANGRAMARKILRAGYYWLTMESIVASMRGNAISVRPSPIMLMLHPYL